One Uloborus diversus isolate 005 chromosome 7, Udiv.v.3.1, whole genome shotgun sequence genomic window, tattttggctccttttttgaactttggtatttttttttaaataataaaaatcaaaaatttcaaaaacccctACGTAGGGATAATTTTCATAGTTCTAAGAAAGtctaccaaatttcaagtaaatcagTATATTAGAATTTGGGttgagaaaaatgcttttaaagtttgaagtatcatttcagcaaaagagttatttcaacaaaattaactgcaactctaaaaataatttgaatttccataaatcTTCTTAGAAACAGattcttaaaggtctaaactGTAAGaacatgaagggaaaaaaaattcgatttttttgaatttctagactagaatatCCCCTTAAGTCATTTTTTATTACCAATGTTTAAAGTTCatagttagtaaccatttattcatagcattgagaataaacagCCCTACAAAACGCTCCAAAAATCAGCCAGGGGTGTGTACAGCTATTTGAATGCTAGCGAagctgggggaggggggtggcATTCcggtcccggttgaacatttcagaaatctggcaagcctactatTACATCCCGATTTCAAAATGTCATTCAACTGCCCAATTAGTTAATGACAATCTGCAATTGTGGGAAGTGTTTTTAATTCTCATTAACATGTAAAACAAAACTCATATAATGTTCAGCTTGTTTATCGTATCTTAAAaattggttttgcttttgatgagaaattattttaccaaatacGCTATTCATAAGTGAAACGATATTAAGATGAGGTATTCTTTAAAGTGCTTAAATTTGTATATATCAATACTTAATTTATCTTTGGTTATTATTAATTGAAAACTTATACACAATTTTCCACATGTTTACGAAATATAAAATACATAAGCAATCAAGAACAAGTTTATTTAGTAAACACTTCAAGTAAGAAGTTTAACATTTTATCGTAACCATATGTTTGAAATAAGGTGTTAAGAGTCgaatctcagaaaaaaaaaatcaggagaatGTTACTGCATAATGCATTTTATATagtttataattgaaaaaaaattcgaattcataaattattttctttgttgTCTCAATTAACTTTACGTGATTGTTATGACATCATTACTCACATCATTTGGTTTTTCGCAGACATATAATGAGAACCTGATCAAAACAACTAACGTgacaaagtaaattattttaacaagaaacatAATTGCAACACTGTTATACGTGTCATCAAATAATTAACTCGCATTGTAATAAGAAAGATGTAATAACAAGACGATACATGTTAAACATCGGCAAAAATTTTGGAGTTTGGATTTTACATACATACAATGTTCAGATGGGCTACAGTTAAATATTTTCGCTGTGTTACGCAATAATTCTGGTTTTGAAAcaacaaaaacttgaaaaaaaatgcaagaaatacaTTTGCCACAAGcaggtaaaatgtttttttagaaattcttgTATTCACGTCAATGTTTGAAAAACTTTGAACACAATTCATCTCTTTAGCATAATTCGTTTGGCAacaaattgtttattattattttcagggGAGTAATCAATATGTATAGTTTCGTTTTGAATGTTCGAATGTagattaagaaatgaaaatttaacttcTTGTTGCTTTTTACATTGTTAACCGATTCCTGGTCAGTATTTATCGTGgaagaaattaaacattttgattttttcttaaaatttctaataCATTATCTATCCGCTGAAGAATTATGTAGAAATAACAAGTATATGCGGCTATTTCTTTTAATGAATTGTTGAAAATATTTGCCATTTTATTCTATTGTAATTACTTATCGTTGCAGGAACAAATATAATAGCATGCTAAAAGTGTCCCTCGATGTAATTGGAGCTTAATGATGAGTGGGAAAACATTTCGAACTAAACATAGATCCTCATCCACTGCATTAATATCTCTTCACTTCAACAAAGCTGATGAAGATCAGTTAGAAATTAGTTACGGGGAAAAAAGTGACTCAGAAGGTGCAGGAGCTGGAAAAAATGATTCTCTGCTTATAACTGAAAAAGGAAATAATGAATCGTCAAGTAATGGAGATTTCGATGAAACCTTTGAAGATTTCAACATTTCTGCCGATGCTGGCGAACCCacgaaaattaaatcagaaagtAGAGAATCTACTCCAGTTCGTGATTCGGTGGTGAAAGAATATTGGTCTCGAATCAGCAGAAGAGCAGGAAGTTTAGATTCTGATATGGGGTATGACCGAAATCAAGATTCTAGTGAAGGTTGGATGTTTTTTAaggacataaaaggaaaaattagtAAAACATTGGAAGAAAGGAAGAGTAAAGATACTGGAGCAAAGCCCACATCTGTGTTTGAGAAAGCTTCCGTTATCAAGGAGAAAGACGGAGACGAAGCCGATGCTGATGTCACTCCGACTGATTCGGACAGTAAGagtgattttgaaaaatatttaaagctgaGTCCTGCTGTTGAAGCTGCTGAAATCATCAATGAAAATAATATGTTTGAAAGTTATGTGAATGATGAATTAGAAAAAGCAAAATGTGAAATTATCCCTGGGAAGAAAAAACCCTCTCCTTCACGAAAAAGTGTTCCTCACAGCATGACCTTATCCTCTCTTATTGCTAACAGATCAGCAAGTATTGAAGATGATGAATCGATTGCTAATTTAAAAGATGCCAGTATTACCTCATCctatgtaaaaaaagaagaaaatgctcataaaactaaaaacttgATGAATAATGAAAACATGTTGCACAAATTAATTCAAGTTGTGAGACAATATTATTGTTATCTGAAATCCTCttggaacaattttttatttcgtttattaACTGCGGTGTTTGTTTTCATCCTAGCACCTATTCCTTCTTGGCTTTGTGGATTTTTGATTGGCTCCCTATTATCAGGTGCTGTTATGTATTGGTTATTTAAACCTGGAACACCAAAAAAGCCATTCTGCCTACCAAATTATAATCAGATGCCAGAGATTAATATACCTGTATCAGAAGAACCCATCATCTATAAAGTAGGTATAATTTTAtgttcttgaaattttaaggatTCTGTGAATTTTGCAATGATTAATATTTTAGAAGCAATTAACTAATTCTGCAGAAATATAGTGAAACCTCCAGACTatagacgtaccgagtagcacttcggccgagtaccgagtactcggccttttactactcggccgagtactgagtaactcggcctttcactactcggccgagtttcccagtaccaattatgttgaaagaaggaccaccgacacacatcgatgaattttgaacttattgaaatagtagtatagacctccttgtccatataatagtttttaaactaaattcctgctgaaatttaactacaaaattttgcaaaaataatatttttaaattaaaaatgaataaataaaaggtatgacttatcaagttggaattaaaacaaattatacaaatttttcattataggtctagttcgctaaacaaataatatttaaaagcaaaaaaacaaatgtgcaggaacactgcagacacgtttttctgtgttacaatgatcgtcttttcagtgcataacatgtgcaCTAAAGAACgtaaaggcatacgacaaaaaatttgacttttgccggatgcctttaaatcaacgagctcacattttgtgcatcgaaaaagaaattcctcgtaacgccaaaacacgagtctgcagtgatcctgcactgtgcttctaacgttgttttatttccttttatttttaaagctaaggtatttttatatatcttataactaattttagtttgtgtagcaaaaattccatatttgcacaatttttaacaaaaaagttttattaactttcgagccaagatttattccattgaagtatttcaaacttcattattctcaaaatttaaatttgaattgtaaatggttgcagaaaattatatatgcttgagcttttttgtaaatttaattatatattcaattttttgaaactactcggtattggccgagtaggccgagtaccgagtagttaccgagtactcggtacgtctctactccAGACACCCACACCCTAAGGATATAAACTGATAGAGTAGAGTTTCTCATTTGGAACTCTAATGTTATCTTGTCTGTCACGTAGCAGACAAGCATATAATACAAGAATTTATTTCAGGATAGGTGCAAGCTAAAATATGAGATATTTTCAAATGtgtgttgaaaaatattaaaatcatatTCATAATCAGAAGGTTTAAATCTATTTTGGGAAGGTTCCAGgtccctttgcccccccccccttaaaatatgCTCTTGGCAAACATTTTTTTACCAATATGACTCTTgcatgatttgttttattttagcaTTAACATTTCAGTCATCATATTGAAAGCAGCTCTATAGCTTATTTTTATAATTGACCCTGTATGTGTTATTTTACACCAAAGTTGGGGGAAATGTTTTTATTCTCAACATTTCCCCCGATTCAGTGGTGATCAACCTTTGTTTTGCCTGGTTGCTTCATCTCATATTAAGAAGATTCTTGTGAGCCAGAGCACAGATagattttcaaaagatttaaaagCTTTCCAAATAATATGGGAAAACATAAAGCCATAAACTGTTGTTATtaattacttgatgcttattttgagttgaattttaaatccgcattttgcgttaaaaaaaaaaattgtgaacttttttctttttgcgaaaaaaggaaattttttggggcatttttcttccataatttctttatttacacTCTTGTCACATCGTAATAGAGCAGTGGTCCACAGGGCTCTGAAAGTCTGCCGAAGGTCCAtgtcaatgaaagaaaaaattgggaGGTGCTTGAGATGGAAATAGGGGTCCGGGAACCTAGATTAAATATAAGCCACGTAATCAATTTCTAGTTAAAATGCATTCTATAAGTGCTATagagcagtgcttctcaaccttttttactttgtggcacacttaaaaaatttctagatcaacggggcacactgaacttaatttcgcaatggtaatatagaaatgtttttatcattcgcAGGTAAAAAGACGGGGGTGGGAGGATTctttttatatgaataaaacaattataactaacatagtgtatttaaatttatttagaaagtagaaatatttccaatgtattgaggttgataatgaacaacaaaactacctataccagacttaacagaaaattttgcttcatatgtttcaaagcatttctgtcaaacatgtcattaaagtgcacagtgcagttaaacgatttatcaaataatgtttcaagaaagaagcaagcaagagATTAAAACTAAGCACCTAACTTCCCAtttgacactaatgagacacttgaGCCTACCTTAAGGAGCAAAGgcgtttgatgttcggctctatgctggaaaaagctacacgaagttcttgatctaggctctttagagatgatctcttgctgTTTTTTATAAGTGTGAGGGCTAAGAAGCTGAGTTCGGAaagatatgtaattaaaaatggtagcagcacatcaatagcaagacaagagctggtgggatactcattcttaaccagcaaccaaaattagTCCAGAGACACTTTGCTCAACGcaagtttaagagtacggtcgctcttgaggtctATAAATTCTTCTCACGCCTTCAAAGAAAGTTCTTTAgctgatgcatccgcagatgaagagaatggatcgcgaatccagtcaCACTGTTCTATGtcagtattcttgaaatagtgcttaaacttaTCCTGAAGTCTGACTAAATGCTCTGCCACCatattcagcagcttttcttccatgccattttcttcacataccatgttgacggtccgtttgaacatgCCCAATGAGCGCACAATCTACTTTTTCTCTTCACAGCTGAATGtttgatttgaacccgtttagcttgtccatacatgtaacccaaattctctccttgtccttgcattttccgattcaatttgttaaggtgttcaaaaatgtcagccatgtacgctagttttcCCAGTCAATATTTGTCTCGCAACAAACTGGcatactgcatttcgttttttaaaatccaaaACTGTTGTACCTTGTCCCTAAATTCCAAAATTATTGATAGTACCTTACCAcatgaaagccagcgaatctTTGTATGAAGAAGTaagtagggagtggtgatctgcACCCAGTTCTTCACAAAGTATACGGAGTAAAGGCGAGAATTAAGCGGCCTCGATTTTATGAAActcacgattttcacgacttcagctcatctgttaagatctttgccatgagagcttcacaATGGTGGAAACAGTATAGGgttttaatttccagtttgctaagtctcagaactgaactttgagaaactacgataaaatgaaattagtatcggaaccggaaaagaggaaaacaaaagttaaagctgtagctaaaattctgggcgggaAGGCACAATCCctacctggagggggggggggggcaataatcCTGTTtgcgaaatatttagaaaaaattctgtattatttgttgatttcgtggaaattagaatccgttttcaaaaactgaaagtaataggatcacaagaagttaaCAGAGGTGaggcagcaaatcccgcctctccccttcttgggtatgtcttattgcacaaaatcgacagggtgaattgagaagttacagaacgatacaaacgctattcgttcgtaactttaaaataaaatacctcAAGGTTCTTTCTCTTTATATAACTACaaaaataccgcggcacaccgggttccttgtcgcggTGCGCCTCTGGCGGAGAAAATGGGCGacatccaatcaaaaataaacaaacttttaaacgttgacattgattggtagATGCCAGAATTCCTTTTAGTGCCCCTTATAGTCAAGATAGACATCAtattaagtttcaaattttttgagaatttcaaGGGCAGAttatagttgcatcggtttaacacagaaaagtcataattTGCAAGGCCTGTGTAGTGTCAGTGCCATCTAGTGTGGCCCTGCTCAGGCGTTCAtctcttcagtgggtcgataaaattaGTACCAAGCCCTCTTGGGCACTGAACCCTAGAAGTTCCACGTTAAGCTGACCACCTAATcagaacatctgcctagcaccatgagcccttggtcaggaagacatcggcacagtaggccttgaccCCCATgggccactgggtttggtttttttctcctaaaaaactGAAGCACATTTTCTTTAAAGTTACGTTTTGAAAGTTTGGCTTTGTTCGACCTCCCTCCTACCCTTTCGAACACTGTGTATGTGGACCCTCACTGATTTTCAAAACAAGGCACCCCTGTGTGGATGCGTGCTAAAGGCCTAATAAAAAGTGCCTGCACTTGTATTATTCTCAAAACTATGTAGAgcacttaaaaatttgaaaactcttaATATTATATTTAGCAATATTTTGGTAGACTGCTTTTAATACACAGAATTTTAAAAGGGCTGCATTTTTAATTTGGGATAGGATTAATAACATATACATTTTTAAGtacaagtgaaatatttttataatgttaaTATAGTAGTGGCTGAAAAATATCCTTTTGTTATAtgatttatgatttgttttcctGTTTTTAGGGTTGGATGAATGAATTGCCTACTGATATGAATTACAACCCAGACACTTATCACGTTAATTGTACTCGGTCATTATATGTGCGGTTAGATGGTTCATATTTGAGGGTATCATATCCACATAGCAACATTCCCAAAAGAGCAATGTTTAACGAAACCCGTCATGAAAGGCAGTTTATTAGCCAACAACATTTTGATATAACTGATGCTTCTGTTGAATTGTTGCCTAAAGGTCTAGCTAGAAAAAGGTAAGTAAacccattgtttaaaaaaatgttgttgctctaatgcagcgtttcttaatttgtttgttAAGTGAAATCCTTTTGAATGTTCACTTTCTTCGTAGAACCCCTGTGTTATCCTTAATATTATAGTTTGCATGCAACATTCAAACAATGGCTTACTTTCaataaaagtggggggggggggggttctgacttaacacagtaatttaaaaattaactttagtttTTAGCTGAATACCATAAATAActcatttcagagaaaaaattttatttgaaggataCAAGTTGCATTTTTCAAAGGAATATCACAAGAGAAATTACAGGACATCGCAACCATCAACGCTAACTGGAACCGGTTTTTCTACTCATTTTCCACCAACAATCGCTC contains:
- the LOC129226920 gene encoding testis-expressed protein 2-like; the encoded protein is MSGKTFRTKHRSSSTALISLHFNKADEDQLEISYGEKSDSEGAGAGKNDSLLITEKGNNESSSNGDFDETFEDFNISADAGEPTKIKSESRESTPVRDSVVKEYWSRISRRAGSLDSDMGYDRNQDSSEGWMFFKDIKGKISKTLEERKSKDTGAKPTSVFEKASVIKEKDGDEADADVTPTDSDSKSDFEKYLKLSPAVEAAEIINENNMFESYVNDELEKAKCEIIPGKKKPSPSRKSVPHSMTLSSLIANRSASIEDDESIANLKDASITSSYVKKEENAHKTKNLMNNENMLHKLIQVVRQYYCYLKSSWNNFLFRLLTAVFVFILAPIPSWLCGFLIGSLLSGAVMYWLFKPGTPKKPFCLPNYNQMPEINIPVSEEPIIYKGWMNELPTDMNYNPDTYHVNCTRSLYVRLDGSYLRVSYPHSNIPKRAMFNETRHERQFISQQHFDITDASVELLPKGLARKRLWSKKYPICLRIPNSKQAVLSNFAKEADESSVAKSAGRKESPIKRCIPRINENNEVVLYLFSRTDRDKDLWYYRFKKASKVKMLKSHSPSSSPNIAAIDSSSLENKRTISVDLASLQLCSSYNNDDASDTYDEIDSFVDVSMTKQQKFELYMSHLLAPLHLDSFSTSLKDKRDLDKISKTSSAAQNNLAWLNVLIGRVFYDFLTEDMWAQLVAERIQRKLSKIKLPVFLTELIVKNINLGTALPKIHRASEPTTDQRGLWIDIDLSYNGSFQMTLETKLNLLRYKKATEELSLSDVLKGNESANPLRSPVYNNSDEEDSAESSSDEDIPIPEIEN